The proteins below come from a single Asanoa ferruginea genomic window:
- a CDS encoding glycoside hydrolase family 13 protein encodes MEYTVKWWRDAVIYQVYPRSFADSDGDGIGDLPGIISRLDHLADLGVDAVWLSPFYPSPQADAGYDVADYRDVDPIFGRLDDADKLITEAHARRIRVIVDLVPNHTSSRHVWFQAALAAAPGSPERDRYVFRDGRGPSGDEPPNSWQSVFGGGAWTRVPDGQWYLHLFDVAQPDLNWDNPEVRAEFEDILRFWLDRGVDGFRVDVAHGLVKQADLADWHLPMVPLTGEGTEGGARPPMWDQDGVHEIYRRWRKILDSYPGDRILVAEAWVQPAERLAAYVRPDEMHQAFNFEYLEASWTAAAQRSVITRSLAASAAVGAPTTWVLSNHDVLRHASRLGLPVGEVRPNGIGAGDPQPDAALGLRRARAATLLMLGLPGSAYLYQGEELGLPEHTTLPDEVRQDPTFFRTGGSSVGRDGCRVPIPWSGSAPSFGFGPTDKTWLPQPAVFGELALDRQQGVPGSTYEMYVAALRLRRAHELGDGALTWVAGADEVVAFHNGTVLVLTNFGSAPAPLPEGAEVLLSSEPLAGREVPTDVTVWAKLA; translated from the coding sequence TTGGAGTACACCGTGAAGTGGTGGCGCGACGCCGTCATCTACCAGGTTTACCCGCGCTCGTTCGCCGACTCCGACGGCGACGGCATCGGCGACCTGCCCGGCATCATCAGCCGGCTCGACCACCTGGCCGACCTCGGCGTCGACGCCGTGTGGCTGTCGCCGTTCTACCCGTCGCCGCAGGCCGACGCGGGCTACGACGTGGCCGACTACCGCGACGTCGACCCGATCTTCGGCCGCCTCGACGACGCCGACAAGCTGATCACCGAGGCACACGCCCGGCGGATCCGGGTGATCGTCGACCTGGTGCCCAACCACACCTCGTCGCGACACGTCTGGTTCCAGGCGGCCCTCGCGGCCGCACCCGGCAGCCCCGAACGCGACCGCTACGTCTTCCGCGACGGCCGCGGCCCTTCCGGTGACGAGCCGCCGAACAGCTGGCAGAGCGTCTTCGGCGGCGGCGCCTGGACCCGGGTCCCCGACGGCCAGTGGTATCTGCACCTCTTCGACGTGGCGCAGCCCGACCTCAACTGGGACAACCCGGAGGTCCGCGCCGAGTTCGAAGACATCCTGCGCTTCTGGCTCGACCGCGGCGTCGACGGCTTCCGGGTCGACGTCGCGCACGGCCTGGTCAAGCAGGCCGACCTGGCCGACTGGCACCTGCCGATGGTCCCGCTGACCGGCGAGGGCACCGAGGGCGGCGCCCGGCCGCCGATGTGGGACCAGGACGGCGTACACGAGATCTACCGCCGCTGGCGCAAAATCCTCGACAGCTACCCGGGCGACCGCATCCTGGTCGCCGAGGCGTGGGTGCAGCCGGCCGAGCGGCTCGCGGCCTACGTCCGCCCCGACGAGATGCACCAGGCGTTCAACTTCGAATACCTGGAGGCTTCCTGGACGGCGGCCGCCCAGCGCTCGGTGATCACGCGTTCGCTGGCCGCGAGCGCCGCGGTCGGTGCGCCGACCACCTGGGTCCTCTCCAACCACGACGTGCTCCGGCACGCCTCCCGGCTCGGGCTGCCGGTGGGCGAGGTCCGCCCCAACGGCATCGGGGCGGGCGACCCGCAGCCCGATGCCGCCCTTGGCCTGCGCCGCGCCCGTGCGGCGACGCTGCTGATGCTCGGGCTGCCGGGGTCGGCCTACCTCTACCAGGGCGAGGAGCTCGGTCTCCCGGAGCACACCACGCTGCCCGACGAGGTCCGCCAAGACCCGACGTTCTTCCGCACCGGGGGCTCGTCGGTCGGGCGCGACGGCTGCCGGGTGCCGATCCCGTGGTCGGGTTCTGCGCCGTCATTCGGCTTTGGCCCGACCGACAAGACCTGGCTGCCACAGCCGGCGGTGTTCGGCGAGCTCGCCCTGGACCGGCAGCAGGGGGTGCCGGGTTCGACGTACGAGATGTATGTGGCAGCGCTCCGGTTGCGCCGCGCACACGAACTCGGGGACGGCGCACTGACGTGGGTGGCCGGGGCGGACGAGGTGGTCGCCTTCCACAACGGCACCGTGCTGGTCCTGACCAACTTCGGCTCAGCACCGGCACCCCTGCCGGAGGGGGCTGAGGTCCTGCTGTCCAGCGAGCCGTTGGCCGGCCGCGAGGTCCCGACCGACGTCACCGTCTGGGCCAAGCTGGCCTAG